From Anopheles funestus chromosome 3RL, idAnoFuneDA-416_04, whole genome shotgun sequence, a single genomic window includes:
- the LOC125772427 gene encoding uncharacterized protein LOC125772427, translating into MGLERSVWGFLLLLAILHKVHSSAESIKLTCEPPTCRFSGLFFESLGHTVLLTITFDADYYSDVYFENSTLPIIPVTLFAKNSGVQLLNITGCDLYKIIPKTFRYAADLKYLYLANNRLEKIYDGMFLGANSLEDLRLANNHIKTIDRQMFMGLKSLEKLDLSGNLIQSLPQGIFAEQSNMKVLSLADNFLQQLEESVFANMTSLEELDLGGNVLRFLEANTFHRLSRLNHLILQNNPLEVIDSQAFAQLRWLRQLNLSKTNLKTLPAGVFGTLRNLESLLLHQNFLSQLDDTLFEGNPNLEYINLDNNTITTLQPALLANLSKLEQFSFDHNLLHELDVQLFANNSAIKRIWLTGNFLKEIQPGTFDGMERLEELHLKTNLLTSFEGGLLKDCSELKELYLYDNQIKHLKAGALEGAAKLQILNMDMNEITTIDENFLDDAPLLETLSLVNNFIKDIPVGLFSKQTNLTYIVLSENQMKEVKPNTFSMVDSLLELYLDSNQIDRIDGGVLNLTSLEYLDLSHNAIKELNEDALEGVPNLITLKLESNLLENVPPAINKTTSLTYLGLQRNYIKQLKAGQFSRMTNLLTLDLDGNMIQRMEQDCFRGLISLTTLTYVNNMPVYESNDLFAHLPNLTELFVDETNYSGTNGVRFNSLKNLQLLSLSTNPMAGVDPTFLAGLKNLTKLYLSNTGISFNGTYFQSLSSLETVGVGGNKDTSIDEHFFAGAPGLVSVDIQDTFLESISVNAFRNLRNLTELYIGPYRGDLKDILEGNVELKILYLKEMNFTTLPDHFFWNNRKLTTLTIDSNLSVLKPVWFKHLQYLDYLDVSYNNISELPTDLFESTPVLHQLLLTSNPLRVLDVNVFRNVIGLTLLSMANTSIAELPVGIFDGLYKLEELYLSNNYLANLNNGTFRQLYSLRLLQLSNNSIEHIDPFLFADMPRLKEIYLSDNKLVALDVRTFASQLILQELSLSNNRFVSFDLYEMGIERTLITLDLDTNELRSLKISPNLEFLTADDNQLSTLQLGPDSDYYRITTVSVQNNSFTSLESMYRFNRLLELNVTLNRIAEVDLSIIAEKFQRLTVFNASVAGIESLGRAVNIYEHKALQHLDLSNNTLTQVEFSKMGQFPMLKSFALGGNPVKETKMLQLFDKFPKLRLIDLDGLGLKSFYEQKVNVSRSNMSGFENVWGFLLLLAMLHKVYSTVQPIKLTCEPSTCRYNGLLFASQEHTNALTITFDTEYFSDVYFENSTLPIIPLTLFAKDSGVRTLNISGCDLYEVLPKTFRDATDLKYLYLDNNRLENIYGGMFFGAKRLEDLRLANNHIKTIDRQMFLGINSLLELDLSGNMLRSLPQGIFADVGRMKKLSLADNFLQQLDKFTFSGMTSLEELDLSSNFLQILEADAFDGLLGLNRLYLQNNRLEMIDSQAFAQFVLYLKQLNLSKNNLKSLPDGVFRPMLDLEILELQQNFLSQLDDTLFGGNPNLEYINLDNNTITALQPALLANLSYLERFSFEHNLLRELDVQLFANNSAIKRIWLTGNFLKEIQPGTFDGMERLEELHLKTNLLTSFEGGLLKDCSELKELYLYDNQIKHLKAGALEGAAKLQILNMDMNEITTIDENFLDDAPLLETLSLVNNFIKDIPVGLFSKQTNLTYIVLSENQMKEVKPNTFSMVDSLLELYLDSNQIDRIDGGVLNLTSLEYLDLSHNAIKELNEDALEGVPNLITLKLESNLLEDVPPAINKTTSLTYLGLQRNYIKQLKAGQFSRMTNLLTLDLDGNMIQRMEQDCFRGLISLNKLAYVNNMPVYESNDLFAHLPNLTELFVYETNYSGTNGVRFNSLKNLQLLSLSTNPMAGVDPTFLAGLKNLTKLYLSNTGISFNGTYFQSLSSLETVSITGNKNTSIDEHFFAGAPGLVSVDIQDTFLESISVNAFRSLRNLTELYIGPYRGDLKDILEGNVELKILYLKEMNFTTLPDHFFWNNRKLTTLTIDNNLSVLKPVWFKHLPYLDYLDVSYNNISELPTDLFESTPVLHQLFLMSNPLKVLDVNVFQNVIGLTLLDLENTSLAELPVGIFDGLYKLEELYLSNNYLANLSNGTFRQLYSLRLLELSNNSIEHIDPFLFADMPRLKEIRLAYNKLVALDVRTFASQLILQELSLLNNRFVSFDLYEMGIERTLITLNLDTNELSSLKISPNLEFLTADDNQLSTLQLGPDSDYYRMTTVSVQNNSFTSLESMYRFNRLLELNVTLNRIAEVDLSIIAEKFQRLTVFNASVAGIESLGRAVNTYEHKALQHLDLSNNTLTQVEFNKMGQFPMLKSFALGGNPVKETKMLQLFDKFPKLRLIDLDGLGLKSFYEQKVNVSRSNMSGFGN; encoded by the exons ATGGGGCTCGAGCGTAG tGTGTGGGGCTTTCTGCTATTGCTTGCGATCCTGCATAAAGTGCATAGCTCCGCAGAGTcaataaaactaacctgtGAACCGCCGACATGTCGATTCAGCGGGCTATTTTTTGAATCGCTAGGGCACACGGTCCTTCTGACCATAACTTTCGACGCTGACTATTACAGTGATGTGTACTTCGAAAACTCGACCCTTCCTATCATACCAGTTACCCTGTTTGCGAAGAATAGTGGTGTTCAATTGCTAAACATCACGGGATGTGACCTGTACAAGATAATACCGAAAACGTTCCGGTACGCAGCAGACCTAAAATATCTCTACCTTGCCAACAATCGACTCGAGAAGATATACGATGGCATGTTTTTGGGGGCAAATAGTTTGGAGGATCTCCGACTAGCGAACAACCATATCAAAACGATCGATCGACAGATGTTTATGGGTTTAAAAAGCCTGGAAAAGTTGGATCTATCGGGAAACTTGATACAATCGCTTCCACAAGGTATCTTTGCTGAGCAGAGTAATATGAAAGTGTTATCACTGGCGGACAATTTTCTACAGCAGCTGGAGGAATCAGTGTTCGCGAACATGACATCATTAGAAGAATTGGATTTGGGTGGCAATGTTTTACGATTTCTGGAGGCCAACACATTTCACAGATTATCAAGGTTGAACCacttaattttgcaaaacaatcctCTAGAGGTGATCGATTCTCAAGCGTTTGCTCAGTTACGATGGTTAAGGCAACTTAATTTGAGTAAGACCAACTTGAAGACATTGCCTGCTGGTGTCTTCGGAACGCTAAGAAACTTAGAGTCTCTTCTGCTACACCAGAACTTTCTTTCTCAACTTGATGATACGTTGTTCGAAGGTAATCCCAATTTGGAGTACATAAATCTGGATAATAACACAATCACCACGCTCCAACCAGCCTTACTTGCGAATCTGAGTAAACTCGAGCAATTCTCGTTCGATCACAACCTGTTGCACGAGTTAGATGTGCAACTGTTTGCGAACAACTCGGCAATCAAGCGTATATGGTTAACGGGAAACTTTCTGAAGGAGATACAACCCGGTACTTTTGATGGCATGGAACGCTTGGAAGAGTTGCATCTGAAAACCAACTTGCTCACATCCTTCGAGGGAGGTTTATTGAAGGATTGCAGTGAGTTGAAGGAACTCTATTTGTATGACAATCAGATCAAACACCTTAAGGCGGGTGCGCTAGAAGGAGCGGCAAAGCTACAGATACTGAACATGGACATGAATGAGATAACAACCATCGATGAAAACTTCCTAGACGATGCGCCACTGTTAGAAACTCTTTCATTGGTAAATAACTTCATCAAGGATATTCCAGTGGGGCTtttcagcaaacaaaccaatcTGACGTATATCGTGTTATCAGAGAACCAGATGAAGGAAGTAAAGCCGAATACGTTTAGTATGGTGGATAGTTTATTGGAACTGTATCTTGATAGCAATCAAATCGATCGTATCGATGGAGGTGTCTTGAATCTGACGAGTCTCGAGTACCTTGATTTGTCGCACAATGCTATCAAAGAATTGAATGAAGACGCTTTGGAAGGAGTGCCCAATCTTATCACCCTAAAATTGGAATCGAATCTCTTGGAGAACGTCCCCCCAGCTATCAACAAAACCACCAGCCTAACATACCTTGGTCTTCAGCGTAATTATATAAAACAGCTGAAGGCTGGACAATTTAGCCGAATGACAAATCTGCTCACATTGGACCTGGACGGCAATATGATACAAAGGATGGAACAAGACTGCTTCCGTGGGTTGATATCTCTGACTACGCTGACATATGTAAATAACATGCCGGTTTATGAATCTAACGATCTGTTCGCCCATTTACCCAATCTAACAGAACTGTTCGTGGACGAAACGAATTATTCGGGAACGAATGGTGTCCGCTTCAATTCATTGAAGAATCTGCAGTTGTTGTCACTTAGTACAAATCCTATGGCAGGAGTAGATCCAACATTCTTAGCTGGCTTGAAGAACCTGACTAAGCTATATTTGAGTAATACCGGAATCAGCTTTAATGGTACCTATTTCCAGTCACTTTCGAGCTTGGAAACTGTAGGCGTTGGAGGTAACAAGGACACATCCATTGATGAGCATTTCTTTGCGGGAGCACCAGGATTAGTTTCCGTGGACATTCAGGATACGTTCCTAGAATCGATAAGTGTAAATGCTTTCCGAAACCTGAGGAACCTGACCGAGCTGTATATTGGTCCATATCGAGGAGATTTGAAGGACATACTGGAAGGCAATGTAGAGTTGAAGATATTGTATCTGAAGGAAATGAACTTTACCACGCTGCCGGATCATTTCTTCTGGAATAACCGGAAGTTAACCACGCTCACGATCGATTCCAATCTATCTGTACTGAAACCAGTCTGGTTCAAGCATCTACAATATCTAGATTATCTCGATGTATCATACAACAACATTTCCGAACTACCAACAGACCTGTTCGAGAGTACACCTGTCCTGCATCAACTGTTACTGACGAGCAACCCGCTCAGAGTGCTTGATGTAAATGTGTTCCGGAATGTGATTGGTTTGACGCTGCTCAGCATGGCTAACACCTCCATCGCTGAACTTCCTGTTGGAATATTTGATGGACTGTACAAGTTGGAAGAGTTATACTTGAGCAACAATTACCTTGCAAATTTAAACAATGGCACCTTCCGACAACTGTACTCCTTGCGCCTTCTGCAACTTTCCAACAACTCGATTGAACATATCGATCCATTTCTGTTTGCAGACATGCCGAGACTGAAGGAGATCTATCTGTCAGATAACAAGTTGGTTGCTCTGGATGTTCGTACATTTGCTTCACAGCTAATTTTACAGGAGTTGTCCCTATCAAACAATCGATTTGTGTCCTTTGATTTGTATGAGATGGGTATTGAACGTACACTGATCACCCTTGATTTGGACACAAACGAGTTGAGATCATTGAAGATCTCCCCAAATCTGGAGTTTCTTACAGCGGACGATAACCAGCTGTCTACGCTACAACTTGGACCCGACTCGGACTACTATCGCATAACAACAGTTTCGGTGCAAAACAACAGCTTCACCTCACTGGAATCCATGTACCGTTTCAATCGGTTGCTTGAGCTCAATGTGACACTGAACAGAATTGCTGAAGTGGATTTGTCGATAATCGCAGAAAAGTTCCAACGCTTGACTGTGTTCAATGCATCGGTGGCAGGCATCGAGTCGTTGGGAAGAGCGGTGAATATTTACGAACACAAGGCATTGCAACATTTAGATCTGTCGAACAACACACTTACGCAAGTTGAGTTTAGCAAGATGGGACAGTTTCCGATGCTGAAGAGCTTTGCTTTGGGTGGAAATCCTGTGAAGGAGACAAAGATGTTGCAGTTGTTTGACAAGTTCCCGAAACTTCGTTTGATCGATTTGGATGGTTTGGGTTTGAAGTCGTTCTATGAACAAAAGGTTAACGTTTCCAGATCAAACATGAGTGGATTTGAAAA tGTGTGGGGCTTTCTGCTATTGCTTGCGATGCTGCACAAAGTGTACAGCACCGTACAACcaataaaactaacctgtGAACCGTCGACATGTCGATACAACGGATTATTATTCGCGTCACAGGAGCATACGAACGCTCTGACCATAACTTTCGACACTGAATATTTCAGTGATGTGTACTTCGAAAACTCGACCCTTCCTATCATACCATTGACCCTGTTTGCGAAGGATAGCGGTGTTCGAACGCTCAACATCTCGGGATGTGACCTGTACGAGGTTCTACCGAAAACGTTCCGAGACGCAACGGACCTTAAGTATCTCTACCTCGACAACAATCGACTCGAGAATATATACGGTGGCATGTTTTTCGGGGCAAAGCGTTTGGAAGATCTCCGACTAGCGAACAACCATATCAAAACGATCGATCGGCAAATGTTTTTGGGAATAAATAGTCTGTTGGAGTTGGATCTTTCCGGTAACATGCTACGATCGCTCCCACAAGGTATCTTTGCTGATGTTGGTCGCATGAAGAAGTTATCACTGGCGGACAATTTTCTACAGCAGCTGGATAAATTCACGTTCTCTGGCATGACATCATTAGAAGAATTGGATTTGAGCAGTAattttttgcagattttggAGGCCGATGCATTCGACGGATTGTTGGGTTTGAATCGATTATATCTGCAAAACAATCGTCTAGAGATGATCGATTCTCAAGCGTTTGCTCAATTTGTACTTTACCTAAAGCAGCTGAATTTGAGTAAAAACAACTTGAAGTCCCTACCCGACGGTGTCTTCAGGCCTATGCTCGACTTGGAGATTCTGGAACTTCAGCAGAACTTTCTTTCTCAACTCGATGATACGTTGTTCGGGGGCAATCCCAATTTGGAGTACATAAATCTGGATAATAACACAATCACCGCGTTGCAGCCAGCCTTACTTGCGAATCTCAGTTATCTGGAGCGGTTCTCGTTCGAGCACAACCTGTTGCGCGAGTTAGATGTGCAACTGTTTGCGAACAACTCGGCAATCAAGCGTATATGGTTAACGGGAAACTTTCTGAAGGAGATACAACCCGGTACTTTTGATGGCATGGAACGCTTGGAAGAGTTGCATCTGAAAACCAACTTGCTCACATCCTTCGAGGGAGGTTTATTGAAGGATTGCAGTGAGTTGAAGGAACTCTATTTGTATGACAATCAGATCAAACACCTTAAGGCGGGTGCGCTAGAAGGAGCGGCAAAGCTACAGATACTGAACATGGACATGAATGAGATAACAACCATCGATGAAAATTTCCTAGACGATGCGCCACTGTTAGAAACTCTTTCATTGGTAAATAACTTCATCAAGGATATTCCAGTGGGGCTtttcagcaaacaaaccaatcTGACGTATATCGTGTTATCAGAGAACCAGATGAAGGAAGTAAAGCCGAATACCTTTAGTATGGTGGATAGTTTATTGGAACTGTATCTTGATAGCAATCAAATCGATCGTATCGATGGAGGTGTCTTGAATCTGACGAGTCTCGAGTACCTTGATTTGTCGCACAATGCTATCAAAGAATTGAATGAAGACGCTTTGGAAGGAGTGCCCAATCTTATCACCCTAAAATTGGAATCGAATCTCTTGGAGGACGTCCCGCCAGCTATCAACAAAACCACCAGCCTAACATACCTTGGTCTTCAGCGTAATTATATAAAACAGCTGAAGGCTGGACAATTTAGCCGAATGACAAATCTGCTCACATTGGACCTGGACGGCAATATGATACAAAGGATGGAACAAGACTGCTTCCGTGGGTTGATATCTCTGAACAAACTGGCATATGTAAATAACATGCCGGTTTATGAATCTAACGATCTGTTCGCCCATTTACCCAATCTAACAGAACTGTTCGTGTACGAAACGAATTATTCGGGAACGAATGGTGTCCGCTTCAATTCATTGAAGAATCTGCAGTTGTTGTCACTTAGTACAAATCCTATGGCAGGAGTAGATCCAACATTCTTAGCTGGCTTGAAGAACCTGACTAAGCTATATTTGAGTAATACCGGAATCAGCTTTAATGGTACCTATTTCCAGTCACTTTCGAGCTTGGAAACTGTAAGCATTACGGGTAATAAGAACACATCCATTGATGAGCATTTCTTTGCGGGAGCACCAGGATTAGTTTCCGTGGACATTCAGGATACGTTCCTAGAATCGATAAGTGTAAATGCTTTCCGAAGCCTGAGGAACCTGACCGAGCTGTACATTGGTCCATATCGAGGAGATTTGAAGGACATACTGGAAGGCAATGTAGAGTTGAAGATATTGTATCTGAAGGAAATGAACTTTACCACGCTGCCGGATCATTTCTTCTGGAATAACCGGAAGTTAACCACGCTCACGATCGATAACAATCTATCTGTACTGAAACCAGTCTGGTTCAAGCATCTACCATATCTAGATTATCTCGATGTATCATACAACAACATTTCCGAACTACCAACAGACCTGTTCGAGAGTACACCTGTCCTGCATCAACTGTTCCTGATGAGCAACCCGCTCAAAGTGCTTGATGTAAATGTGTTCCAGAATGTGATTGGTTTGACGCTGCTCGACCTGGAAAACACTTCGCTCGCTGAACTTCCTGTTGGAATATTTGATGGACTGTACAAGTTGGAAGAGTTATACTTGAGCAACAATTACCTTGCAAATTTAAGCAATGGCACCTTCCGACAACTCTACTCCTTGCGCCTTCTGGAACTTTCCAACAACTCGATTGAACATATCGATCCATTTCTGTTTGCAGACATGCCGAGACTGAAGGAGATCCGTCTGGCATACAACAAGTTGGTTGCTCTGGATGTTCGTACATTTGCTTCACAGCTAATTTTACAGGAGTTGTCCTTGTTAAACAATCGATTTGTGTCCTTTGATTTGTATGAGATGGGTATTGAACGTACACTGATCACCCTTAATTTGGATACGAACGAGTTGAGTTCATTGAAGATCTCCCCAAATCTGGAGTTTCTTACAGCGGACGATAACCAGCTGTCTACGCTACAACTTGGACCCGACTCGGACTACTATCGCATGACAACAGTTTCGGTGCAAAACAACAGCTTCACCTCACTGGAATCCATGTACCGTTTCAATCGGTTGCTTGAGCTCAATGTGACACTGAACAGAATTGCTGAAGTGGATTTGTCGATAATCGCAGAAAAGTTCCAACGTTTGACTGTGTTCAATGCATCGGTGGCAGGCATCGAGTCGTTGGGACGAGCGGTGAATACTTACGAACACAAGGCATTGCAACATTTAGATCTGTCGAACAACACACTTACGCAGGTTGAGTTTAACAAGATGGGACAGTTTCCGATGCTGAAGAGCTTTGCTTTGGGTGGAAATCCTGTGAAGGAGACAAAGATGTTGCAGTTGTTTGACAAGTTCCCGAAACTTCGTTTGATCGATTTGGATGGTTTGGGTTTGAAGTCGTTCTATGAACAAAAGGTTAACGTTTCCAGATCAAACATGAGTGGATTTGGAAATTGA
- the LOC125772428 gene encoding protein artichoke-like produces the protein MGSFWRSMLEVVAVLLLVVSTTGEKVFSCNNDDCKFELDERSLKEDIHSYKFNLTDESATIDVSFDGSRLSIVPPSLIADYGHKLKMLNMYRADVQRVEPDTFGEVSVLRILLMHENRISKLHNYMFRNATNLEYIYFGNNRIDVVEEFTFAGLENLKVLRMGNNKIELLPQKLFAGLSQMTDLHLFQNRIVKLPDRLFEDLSMLDELYMGFNYIEKIQKDSFVGMPKLSKLRLHNNRISSIHPDAFKPLIELNFLDLEANKLTNLAPETLLSQAELLIVDLSSNRLKELPKDLFRHAVVLQTLMLNNNSLTQLHPDLFESVEMLSELHIANNQLQSLEAELFRNLKQLEFLLLENNQISHIFPGTFDPLKGLEQLNLNNNGLMMIEGGLFRDLRFLKKLYLNNNLISVLSSECLDGANQLQEIHLDNNPVRTLDEAFLQTPQLTLLTMDKCGLKTLPKNLFANQKFMRLLSLEGNKLSELDPETFRPLERLVELDLSANRLQNISTSLANFPQLDVLDLSGNRLRSLSDNAFANTKQLKKINLENNKLTEIPRAVTRLPKLKAMTLEKNRIKSTAVTQNMQLKELYLADNKISSLQLEKFPKLEELFVENNLLHSLSKSTFAKNTKLKKLNLSGNRLSGPLERVFTPLRKLETLTLSDNALGLLTPATFQGLVSLEDLKLKNISLPRLSNLSFASLSLLEKLDLSENRLANVDAPALRNNGMLKKIYLNDNLVSIDDLSGLVGLKRLESMSLSYENVIVPKALLKNKPNLEELFIQGSMFKSLPVHFFRSARSLKKLSISDNKQFVKLPKDFFADVPYLIELVLLKNSLSTLETGVFDPLGLLEKLDVSENPIRLLPEGLFAKTYSLKSLRLADANLSTVPVGMFDNLYALNELDLSNNQLKTLPNGVFRRLYSLEIISLDNNLFEQVEPALFDGMEKLKRVHLAGNKLSTLDPQLFAGLPLEGLDLSKNKFTSFDESVMAFADQLLILGLERNALTSLKVSSTLEKLYIDGNQLSTIEVQLTESAAFSTLTTISAVGNNFSSLETFYKLKMLSELDVSYNRFAELELGKLCNEIVPLYMLNVSNSFVQRIKTDGIESPTSLMHLDISNNNLTTLDVGNFAVFQNLENFVLGGNKFDSFSVSDLIRTFKYLKTIGLEGTTWKCGFLNSLKKSVQKVHVEFWYKSRDEKYDSAADVCSKEVDGICCE, from the exons ATGGGAAGCTTCTGGAGAAG TATGTTAGAAGTGGTGGCGGTGCTCCTTCTGGTTGTCAGCACAACAGGTGAAAAGGTTTTTAGCTGTAACAACGATGATTGCAAATTTGAGTTGGATGAACGGAGTTTGAAAGAGGACATACACTCGTACAAGTTTAATCTCACTGACGAAAGCGCTACCATTGACGTAAGTTTCGATGGATCGCGTCTATCGATTGTTCCACCGTCCCTGATCGCTGACTACGGacataaattgaaaatgttgaaTATGTACAGGGCAGATGTACAACGCGTCGAACCCGACACTTTCGGTGAAGTATCCGTGCTACGAATATTACTGATGCACGAGAATCGTATTTCGAAGCTGCATAACTACATGTTCCGTAATGCCACCAATCTTGAGTACATCTACTTCGGAAACAACCGCATCGATGTGGTGGAAGAGTTTACGTTTGCAGGGTTGGAAAATTTGAAGGTGCTTCGAAtgggaaacaacaaaatagaaTTGCTGCCACAGAAGTTGTTTGCCGGTTTGAGCCAAATGACGGATCTGCACCTTTTTCAAAATCGTATCGTGAAGTTGCCGGATAGACTGTTTGAGGATCTATCAATGCTAGATGAACTGTATATGGGATTTAACTACATAGAGAAGATTCAAAAAGATAGCTTTGTGGGGATGCCAAAGCTAAGTAAGCTGAGACTGCACAATAACCGCATTAGTTCAATTCACCCGGATGCTTTCAAACCGTTGATCGAGTTGAATTTTCTTGACTTGGAAGCAAATAAGCTAACTAACCTTGCACCAGAAACGTTGCTGTCCCAGGCGGAGTTGCTTATTGTGGATTTGAGCAGCAACCGCTTGAAAGAGCTTCCGAAAGATCTGTTCCGACATGCTGTAGTGTTGCAGACACTGATGCTGAACAATAATTCTCTTACCCAATTGCATCCCGATCTGTTTGAGAGTGTGGAGATGTTATCAGAACTGCATATCGCGAACAACCAGCTACAATCCCTGGAAGCGGAATTATTTAGAAATCTTAAACAATTGgagtttttgttgttagaaAACAACCAGATAAGTCACATTTTCCCAGGAACTTTCGATCCTTTGAAAGGGCTCGAACAGTTAAATTTGAATAACAACGGGCTCATGATGATTGAAGGAGGTCTGTTCCGGGATTTGAGATTTTTGAAAAAGCTGTACCTGAACAATAATCTTATCAGCGTGCTAAGCAGCGAATGTTTGGATGGTGCTAATCAACTTCAAGAAATCCATCTAGATAATAATCCGGTTCGAACGCTCGACGAAGCATTTCTACAGACCCCTCAATTGACACTGTTGACGATGGATAAGTGTGGGCTGAAGACCTTACCAAAAAATCTGTTTGCTAATCAAAAGTTTATGCGTTTACTTTCCCTGGAGGGCAATAAACTGTCCGAGCTAGATCCGGAAACGTTCCGGCCACTTGAGCGACTAGTTGAGTTGGATCTCAGCGCGAATCGGTTGCAAAATATTTCGACCAGCTTAGCAAATTTTCCCCAGCTTGACGTACTGGATCTATCGGGCAATCGTCTCCGCAGCCTATCGGACAATGCATTCGCGAATACGAAACAACTGAAAAAGATTAACctcgaaaacaacaaactgacAGAAATTCCACGTGCAGTAACTAGACTTCCAAAGCTGAAAGCGATGACCCTCGAGAAAAACAGAATTAAATCTACTGCTGTAACGCAAAACATGCAACTAAAAGAACTTTACCTGGCCGACAATAAAATAAGTTCTCTTCAGTTAGAAAAATTCCCCAAGCTGGAGGAGCTATTTGTGGAAAATAACCTACTCCACAGCTTGTCGAAATCTACGTTTGCCAAAAATACTAAGCTGAAGAAGTTAAATTTATCTGGAAACCGTCTTTCCGGTCCATTGGAGCGTGTTTTCACCCCTCTTAGAAAGCTGGAAACACTTACTTTAAGTGACAATGCGTTGGGGTTATTAACACCTGCAACGTTCCAAGGGCTAGTAAGTCTGGAAGATTTAAAGCTAAAGAATATCAGTCTCCCTAGACTCAGTAATTTATCGTTTGCTTCTCTTTCGCTTCTGGAAAAGTTGGATCTATCGGAGAACCGGCTGGCCAACGTTGATGCGCCGGCTCTACGTAATAATGGaatgctcaaaaaaatctacctCAATGATAACCTTGTAAGCATCGATGACTTGAGCGGCTTGGTGGGACTGAAACGTTTAGAATCGATGTCACTTTCGTATGAAAACGTGATCGTACCAAAAGCGTTGctgaaaaacaaaccgaatcTTGAAGAGCTTTTCATACAGGGAAGTATGTTCAAGAGTCTACCGGTTCACTTCTTCCGTTCAGCGCGATCGCTCAAAAAGCTATCAATCTCCGACAATAAGCAGTTTGTGAAGCTTCCAAAAGATTTCTTCGCGGATGTGCCGTATCTGATTGAGCTGGTTTTGCTGAAAAATAGTCTATCTACTCTCGAGACGGGAGTATTCGATCCCTTGGGATTACTAGAGAAGTTGGATGTGTCGGAAAATCCGATCAGGTTGCTACCAGAAGGTTTGTTCGCAAAGACGTACAGTTTGAAAAGCTTGAGACTAGCTGATGCAAATCTATCCACCGTGCCCGTTGGAATGTTCGATAACCTGTACGCACTGAACGAGCTTGATCTGAGCAACAATCAGCTGAAAACGCTTCCGAACGGTGTTTTCCGTCGTCTCTACTCACTGGAAATCATTTCGCTGGATAACAATCTATTCGAGCAGGTGGAACCGGCTCTATTTGATGGTATGGAGAAGCTGAAAAGAGTACATCTGGCTGGAAACAAGCTGAGCACCTTGGATCCTCAGCTGTTTGCCGGACTACCGCTAGAAGGACTTGATCTttcgaaaaacaaattcaCCTCTTTCGACGAGAGTGTGATGGCGTTTGCCGATCAGCTGCTTATTCTGGGACTAGAAAGAAATGCTCTTACATCGCTGAAGGTATCGTCTACGCTTGAGAAGCTGTACATCGATGGCAACCAATTGTCTACGATCGAGGTGCAACTGACGGAGTCGGCAGCATTCAGCACACTCACGACCATTTCGGCTGTAGGCAATAATTTCAGCAGCCTCGAAACATTCTACAAGCTCAAAATGCTATCCGAACTGGACGTGTCCTACAACAGGTTTGCCGAGTTGGAGCTAGGCAAACTGTGTAACGAAATAGTACCCCTATATATGTTGAATGTATCGAACAGCTTCGTGCAGCGTATCAAGACCGATGGCATTGAATCACCGACGTCCCTAATGCATCTAGATATCTCAAACAACAACCTTACGACACTGGACGTAGGTAACTTCGCAGTGTTCCAGAATCTGGAGAACTTTGTGTTAGGAGGCAACAAGTTCGATTCATTTTCGGTGTCCGATCTGATAAGGACGTTCAAGTATCTGAAAACAATCGGCCTGGAAGGTACGACCTGGAAGTGTGGTTTTTTGAACAGTTTGAAGAAGTCAGTACAGAAGGTTCATGTTGAGTTTTGGTACAAATCACGGGATGAAAAATACGATAGTGCTGCTGATGTGTGTTCGAAGGAGGTCGACGGTATTTGCTGCGAATAA